One window of the Arvicanthis niloticus isolate mArvNil1 chromosome 23, mArvNil1.pat.X, whole genome shotgun sequence genome contains the following:
- the Gpr68 gene encoding G-protein coupled receptor 68 — protein sequence MRSKAPSGPKMGNITTENSSLSCPIDHTIHQTLAPVVYVTVLVVGFPANCLSLYFGYLQIKARNELGVYLCNLTIADLFYICSLPFWLQYVLQHDNWSHGDLSCQVCGILLYENIYISVGFLCCISIDRYLAVAHPFRFHQFRTLKAAVGVSVLIWAKELLTSIYFLKHKEVIEDEDKHRVCFEHYPIQAWQRGINYYRFLVGFLFPICLLLASYQGILRAVRRSHGTQKSRKDQIQRLVLSTVVIFLACFLPYHVLLLVRSLWESSCEFAKSIFNVYHFSLLLTSFNCVADPVLYCFVSETTHRDLARLRGACLAFLTCSRTSRAREAYPLGAPEASGKSGAQGEEPELLTKLHSAFQTPNSLGVGGPSTVGLA from the coding sequence ATGAGGAGTAAGGCCCCTTCTGGCCCAAAGATGGGAAACATCACTACAGAAAACTCCTCACTCTCATGCCCCATCGACCACACCATCCACCAGACACTGGCCCCAGTGGTCTATGTGACCGTGCTGGTGGTGGGCTTCCCGGCCAACTGCCTGTCCCTCTACTTCGGCTACTTGCAGATCAAGGCCCGGAATGAGCTGGGAGTGTACCTGTGTAACCTGACCATTGCGGACCTGTTCTATATCTGTTCACTCCCCTTCTGGCTGCAGTACGTACTCCAGCATGACAACTGGTCCCATGGTGACCTATCCTGCCAGGTGTGTGGCATCCTCCTCTATGAGAACATTTACATCAGCGTGGGCTTCCTCTGTTGCATCTCCATCGACCGCTACCTGGCTGTGGCCCACCCCTTCCGCTTCCACCAGTTCCGCACCCTGAAGGCAGCCGTGGGTGTCAGCGTGCTCATCTGGGCCAAAGAGCTGTTGACCAGCATCTACTTCCTCAAGCACAAGGAGGTCATTGAGGACGAGGACAAGCACCGAGTCTGCTTTGAGCATTACCCTATCCAGGCCTGGCAGCGTGGCATCAACTACTACCGCTTCCTGGTGGGCTTTCTCTTCCCCATCTGCCTGCTGCTGGCCTCCTACCAGGGCATCCTGCGCGCTGTGCGCCGCAGCCACGGCACACAGAAGAGCCGCAAGGACCAGATCCAGCGGCTGGTGCTCAGCACTGTGGTcatcttcctggcttgcttcctgCCCTACCACGTGCTGCTGCTGGTGCGcagcctctgggagagcagctgtGAGTTTGCCAAAAGCATCTTCAACGTCTatcatttctccctcctcctcaccaGCTTCAACTGTGTAGCTGATCCGGTGCTGTACTGCTTTGTCAGCGAGACCACTCACAGGGACCTAGCCCGCCTCCGAGGAGCCTGCCTAGCCTTCCTTACCTGCTCTAGGACAAGCAGGGCCAGGGAGGCCTACCCTCTGGGTGCCCCTGAGGCCTCTGGGAAAAGTGGGGCCCAGGGCGAGGAACCTGAATTGTTAACCAAGCTCCACTCAGCCTTCCAGACCCCTAACTCACTGGGAGTGGGAGGGCCCTCCACAGTTGGGTTGGCCTAG